In Oryza sativa Japonica Group chromosome 11, ASM3414082v1, the following are encoded in one genomic region:
- the LOC4350858 gene encoding probable calcium-binding protein CML46: protein MEKSPAMHFLLELESQEPVCLLILFTMFTWFISKVQMILPSSCQHCNYAVTKVTSTPVLADRKISKNLSKHKDDGIEMTHEDVESVMTKMGPDFDHGKTMVYKEIGSNCMSELFDDDEPSLDEVKQAFLVFDEDNDGYIDALDLYRVLRNLGLREGVGVDECEQMIAKYDMNRDRRIDMVEFIRVLEASFF from the coding sequence ATGGAGAAGTCACCGGCCATGCACTTCCTCCTGGAACTGGAGTCCCAAGAACCGGTTTGCCTCCTCATCCTCTTCACCATGTTTACCTGGTTCATCTCGAAGGTTCAGATGATCCTCCCTAGTTCTTGCCAACACTGCAATTATGCCGTCACCAAGGTGACCTCGACACCGGTTCTCGCCGACAGAAAGATATCAAAGAATCTAAGTAAGCATAAAGATGATGGGATAGAGATGACACATGAAGATGTTGAGTCTGTGATGACAAAGATGGGGCCTGATTTTGATCACGGAAAAACTATGGTTTACAAGGAGATTGGTTCTAACTGCATGTCAGAGTTGTTCGATGACGATGAACCGAGCTTGGACGAAGTAAAGCAGGCATTTTTGGTGTTTGATGAGGATAATGATGGGTACATTGATGCATTGGATTTGTATAGAGTCCTTAGGAATCTAGGATTAAGAGAAGGTGTAGGGGTTGATGAGTGTGAGCAAATGATTGCCAAATATGACATGAACAGAGATAGGAGGATAGATATGGTAGAGTTCATTAGGGTTCTGGAGGCCAGTTTTTTCTGA
- the LOC9271498 gene encoding uncharacterized protein — translation MERVPAVHLAVVLLAFCCLIHASSSAETPLPPALKVMQRFEATPVSSRGDDQAAAVIAGEPEAGEVNGRMELELTDYPGSGANDRHSPWGQERRN, via the exons ATGGAGAGAGTTCCTGCAGTTCATCTGGCAGTGGTGCTCCTGGCCTTCTGCTGCCTCATCCATGCATCATCAAGTGCTGAAACTCCACTCCCACCTG CCCTCAAGGTGATGCAGCGTTTTGAAGCAACTCCAGTCTCTAGCAGAGGAGATGATCAG gctgccgccgtcatcgccggaGAACCGGAGGCCGGCGAGGTCAACGGCAGGATGGAACTGGAGCTCACCGATTACCCGGGCTCCGGCGCCAACGATCGGCACTCGCCATGGGGGCAGGAGAGGAGAaactga
- the LOC4350860 gene encoding uncharacterized protein, which translates to MGDHVVVNVEGLGNDGGAVEKPSEAVNSSVVAAASLSTTVDTVEEGGGEEEPLIQAAECRICQEEDSIKNLEKPCACSGSLKYAHRACVQRWCNEKGDITCEICHEQYKHGYTAPPRVEPDDTIIDIGGDWARDPRIIAVAAAQRRLLETEYDEYAGTDASGAAFCRSAALILMALLLLRHALSISDNEGDDDASTMFSLFLLRAAGFLLPCYIMAWIFSILHRRRQRQEAAAIAAAEVAFILQSAQGHALQFTIAPDSPATPQHEPQQQQPQPQPQQ; encoded by the exons ATGGGCGACCATGTGGTGGTGAATGTGGAAGGCTTGGGAAACGATGGAGGGGCTGTGGAGAAGCCATCTGAGGCCGTGAACAGCTCAGTGGTGGCTGCTGCGTCGCTTTCTACGACTGTTGATACGgtcgaggagggcggtggagaggaggagccGCTCATCCAGGCGGCGGAGTGCCGTATATGCCAGGAGGAGGATAGCATCAAGAACCTCGAGAAGCCTTGTGCTTGCAGTGGCAGCCTCAAG TATGCTCATAGAGCTTGTGTGCAACGCTGGTGCAATGAGAAAGGAGACATTACATGTGAAATCTGTCATGAG CAATATAAGCATGGATACACAGCTCCACCTCGTGTTGAACCAGACGATACCATCATAGATATCGG TGGTGATTGGGCACGTGACCCAAGAATTATTGCTGTAGCGGCTGCACAACGTCGTCTTCTTGAAACTGAGTATGATGAATATGCTGGTACTGATGCTAGTGGTGCTGCATTCTGCCGTTCTGCTGCACTTATA CTAATGGCCTTGTTGCTATTGAGGCATGCTTTGTCTATCTCAGACAATGAAGGAGATGATGATGCTTCTACCATGTTCTCG CTCTTTCTACTTCGAGCTGCTGGATTTCTGCTGCCATGCTATATCATGGCTTGGATATTCAGTATTTTGCATCGCCGGCGACAAAGACAG GAAGCGGCTGCAATTGCTGCAGCAGAGGTGGCATTCATCCTGCAATCAGCCCAAGGCCATGCCCTTCAGTTCACCATCGCTCCAGACTCCCCCGCCACTCCACAGCATGagccacagcagcagcagccgcagccgcagccgcagcaatAG
- the LOC4350861 gene encoding mannose-6-phosphate isomerase 1, with protein MASSTTASSQLALALGIPGLGGLLIPTDAAATTTTTAEGNDLHADASHPVLRLAGAVQHYEWGGRRGSSLVARLAGEGDDGDERPYAELWMGTHPAAPSSLAASGESLREWLGRRGPAALLGRDVAARWGGDLPFLFKVLSVARALSIQAHPDAALARALHALRPATYRDDNHKPEMAVAVTDFRALCGFVSVQELKDVLRTVPEVRELVGKEEAVKLMGAKEHDGGIGVRSYLQSAFTNLMTASKETVSEAVSKLKSRLNIESKVRTLTKKEQLVLSLEMQYPEDVGVLAAFFFNYVKLNPGEALYIGANEPHAYLSGECVECMATSDNVVRAGLTPKYRDVQTLCSMLTYKQNYPEILRGVPVQAYVTRYIPPSEEFEVDRCLLPSGESVTMSPVPGPSIFLVMTGEGKIEADSMLDEGKAKEGDVFFVPAHTEVRILASGPGSMQLYRAGVNSRFFS; from the exons atggcctcctccaccaccgcctcctcccagctcgccctcgccctcggcATCCCCGGCCTCGGCGGCCTCCTCAtccccaccgacgccgccgccaccaccaccaccaccgccgaggGCAACGATCTCCACGCCGACGCCTCCCACCccgtcctccgcctcgccggcgccgtccagCACTACGAGTGGGGCGGCCGTCGCGGGTCCTCCCTCGTCGCGCGcctcgccggcgagggcgaTGATGGTGATGAGAGGCCGTACGCGGAGCTGTGGATGGGGACGcacccggcggcgccgtcgtcgctggcGGCGTCGGGGGAGTCGCTGAGGGAGTGGCTGGGgaggcgcggccccgccgcgcTCCTCGGCCGCGAcgtggcggcgaggtggggcgGCGACCTCCCGTTCCTCTTCAAGGTGCTCTCGGTCGCCAGGGCGCTCTCCATCCAGGCCCACCccgacgccgccctcgccagGGCGCTCCACGCGCTCCGCCCCGCCACGTACCGCGACGACAACCACAAGCCCGAGatggccgtcgccgtcaccgacTTCCGCGCCCTCTGCGGCTTCGTCTCCGTCCAG GAGCTCAAGGATGTCTTGAGGACTGTACCTGAGGTTCGAGAGTTAGTTGGCAAAGAAGAGGCTGTGAAGCTTATGGGTGCCAAAGAGCATGATGGAGGCATCGGAGTAAGGTCATATCTGCAATCAGCTTTTACTAATTTAATGAcagcaagcaaagaaacagTTTCTGAAGCAGTCTCAAAGCTAAAGAGTCGGCTGAATATTGAGAGTAAG GTTAGAACCTTGACAAAGAAGGAGCAGCTAGTGTTGTCACTGGAGATGCAGTACCCTGAAGATGTTGGTGTTTTAGCAGCATTCTTCTTTAACTATGTCAAGCTCAACCCCGGTGAAGCACTCTATATTGGTGCTAATGAACCACATGCATATCTTTCGGGAGAGTGCGTCGAATGTATGGCCACATCTGACAATGTAGTTCGTGCTGGTCTGACCCCTAAATACAGAGACGTCCAAACTCTTTGCTCGATGCTGACATACAAGCAG AACTACCCGGAGATTCTGCGAGGAGTTCCAGTGCAAGCATATGTAACGCGCTACATACCCCCATCTGAGGAGTTTGAAGTCGATCGCTGCCTGCTGCCCTCCGGTGAATCGGTCACCATGTCACCGGTGCCTGGCCCATCCATCTTCCTTGTCATGACAGGGGAAGGCAAGATTGAGGCAGATTCCATGCTTGATGAAGGAAAGGCAAAGGAAGGCGATGTTTTCTTCGTGCCGGCGCACACCGAGGTCAGGATCCTTGCTTCTGGTCCTGGGAGCATGCAGCTTTACAGGGCTGGGGTGAACAGCAGATTCTTCAGCTGA